CCGGCCCTGATGGGCAAGATCAAGCCGGCCCAGCAGCGCAAGCCCATCCAGGATGCTCGCGCCCGGCTGTTCGTGCGCGGCGGCGGCCTGACGCCCGGCGTCAGCGTCCATTTCGGCCAGTGCTGCACCCCTCTGCCCGGCGACCGCATCGTCGGCATCCTGGAGAAGGACAAGGGGCTGACCGTCCACACCATCGACTGTCAGAAGCTGGCCGAGTTCGCCGATGACGACAGCGTCTGGCAGGACCTGCAGTGGACGCCCCAGGCCGAGCAGAGCGCGGTCGGCGTCGCCCGCCTGCGCGCCACGGTCCGCAACGGCGTCGGCGTGCTCGGTCAGGTGACCACCCTGATCGGCGAGGCGGGCGGCAATATCCGCAACCTGTCCCTGACCCACCGCCAGCAGGACTTCTTCGACCTGAATTTCGACGTCGAGGTTGAGGACGCCAAACACGCCACCATGATCATGGCGGCGCTGCGCACCAATCCGTCCGTGGATACGGTGGAGCGGGTGAGGGGCTAGGAACCGGAGAGGCCGGTCAGCTGTCGGGTCGGGGCATGTGGATCACGTGCCGCCGGAAGTTGATGCAGTTGCCGCTTAGGGCGTTCGTCAGGACGAAGGCGATCGGCATCCCGGGTTCCACGTCCAGCACCACATCGCCGGTGAACCCTCGCGACTTCAGGAAGGCCGCTGCCTTTTGCGCCGCGGCCGCCGGGTCGTCGGCGACCAGGCCGATGCAGCCGGTGGCCCCACCGACCTTGCTCACCACCTCGGGCGACGAATGGTTGATGATGGTGCCGTCCATCAGGATCGTGCGGCTGACGCCGGGCGTATTGGCCTGAAGCCGCTCCTTCAATCCATGCTGCTCCAGCAGGGCGACGACCGCGTCGCGCCCTTCGACGGATGAGGCGGCGAAGATACGCGAACCCGGATCGGGAAAGGGCAGGGGGTTGCGCCCCGTCGCCAGCAGGAAGGACCAGGCAGTCAATCCTACGAGGTAGACGCCGACGACGATCAGCAGCCATTTGGGCAGACGCATGCCAGTCTCCCTTGTTTGGGCTGATTTGGCTCCCCGTAACGCCGTTTGGCAAGTCGCGAGTTGCGCGGTCAGGGGGCAGGGATTAATCGCTCGGCTATGAACACCGAAGACGTCCTCAACGAGTTCCGAGCCGCCGGCGCCTTGCGCGAGGGGCATTTCGTCCTGTCCTCCGGCCTGCACAGCCCGGTCTTCCTGCAGAAGAACCTGGTCTTCATGCACGCCGACCGCTGCGAGCGGCTGTGTAAGGCCCTGGCCGAGAAGATCGTCGCCACCGTCGGCACGGTCGATGTGGCCATCTCGCCCGCCGTGGGCGGCATCATCCCCGGCTATGAGACGGCGCGGCACCTGAAGGTGGCGTCGCTCTACGTCGAACGGGAAGGGGGCGCGTTCAAACTGCGTCGCGGCTTCCAGATCGAGCCTGGCCAGAAGGTCGTGATGGTCGAGGACATCGTCACGACGGGTCTGAGCTCGCGCGAATGCATCGCGGCCATCAAGGAGGCCGGCGGCGACGTGGTCGCTGCGGCCTGTATCGTCGACCGCTCAGGCGGCCGCGCCGACGTCGGCGTGCCCCTGATCGCGCTCGCGACCCTGGACGTGCCCGCCTATCACGCCGACGAACTGCCCGCCGACCTCGCCGCCATCCCGGTGCAGGACCCGGGCAGCCGGCGGCTGTCGAAGTAGGGACGGCTGCGCAGGTGCTCAGGCTCGGCGTCAACATCGACCACGTCGCGACCGTCAGGAACGCGCGCGGCGGCCTGTATCCCGATCCGGTGCGGGCGGCGCGTGAGGCGCTGGCGGCGGGCGCCGACGGCATCACGGCTCACCTGCGGGAGGACCGGCGCCATATCTCGGACGCCGACATCGACGCCCTGGCCGTGGTGCTGCGCGACGAGGACCGGCCGTTGAACCTCGAGATGGCGGTGACGCAGGAGATGCTCGACATCGCCCTGCACCATCGGCCGCACGCCGTCTGTCTGGTGCCCGAGAAGCGCGAGGAGCGCACGACCGAGGGCGGGCTGGACGTGGTCGGCGGCCACAACTGGATCGCGCCGTTCGTGGGTCAGCTGAAGGCGGCGGGCTCGCGCGTGTCCCTGTTCATCGGCGCCGATCCGCTGCAGATCGAGGCCGCGCACCGCACCGGCGCCCAGGTGGTCGAACTGCACACCGGCGCCTTCTGCGACGCCGCGCGTGACGGCCATGAGGCCGAGGCCGCCGAGCATCTGGCCGCGCTGACCGCCGGCGCCGCTCTGGCGGCCGATCTGGGGCTGGAGGTCCATGCGGGTCACGGCATCGACTATGAGACGGTCAAGCCGGTCGCGGCTATTCCGCAAATCATGGAGCTGAACATCGGTCACTTCCTGATCGGGGAGGCGATCTTCGTCGGTCTGGGGCCCGCCATCGCCCGGATGCGGGCGCTGATGGACGAGGCGCGCGCCGGAGAGGCCGCGTGATCATCGGGGTCGGCGCCGATCTGTGCGACATCCGCCGCATCCAGGAGTCGCTCGACCGCTTCGGTGACCGGTTCAGGAACAGGTGCTTCACCGAGATCGAACGGACCCGCTCCGACCGCAAGCCGGACGCGGCCTGGAGCTATGCCAAGCGGTTCGCGGCCAAGGAGGCCTGCGCCAAGGCCCTGGGCACCGGGATGCGACGCGACGTCTACTGGAAGGACATGGGTGTCGTGAACCAGCGCAGCGGCCAGCCGACCCTGAACCTGACGGGTCCGGCCGCCGATCATCTGGTCCGGCTGACGCCGCCCGGCCACACCGCGAAAATCCATCTCACCCTCAGCGACGAACACCCCTATGCACTCGCCTTCGTGGTGATCGAGGCCTTGCCGCTGGCGTAATCACCCTATAGTGCGGCCATCAGACAACCGCGCGAAGCGGTCGGGGACCGGGCCTTCTCAACGATGAGCGAAGAACACAAGCCGCACGACCAGGAAGCCCCGGAAACGGCCGCGGAAGCCGAGGCGGCTTCTGTCGCTGCAGCCCCGGTCGAAACCGTGTCGGACGATCAGGTCGAGGCTGTCGAGGCCGCGGCGCCCGAAGGCGTCGTCGAGGACCTGGAGCCTGTCGGCGCCGAGCCTGTGGGCGAGACCACCG
The genomic region above belongs to Brevundimonas goettingensis and contains:
- a CDS encoding pyridoxine 5'-phosphate synthase, with translation MLRLGVNIDHVATVRNARGGLYPDPVRAAREALAAGADGITAHLREDRRHISDADIDALAVVLRDEDRPLNLEMAVTQEMLDIALHHRPHAVCLVPEKREERTTEGGLDVVGGHNWIAPFVGQLKAAGSRVSLFIGADPLQIEAAHRTGAQVVELHTGAFCDAARDGHEAEAAEHLAALTAGAALAADLGLEVHAGHGIDYETVKPVAAIPQIMELNIGHFLIGEAIFVGLGPAIARMRALMDEARAGEAA
- the acpS gene encoding holo-ACP synthase, producing MIIGVGADLCDIRRIQESLDRFGDRFRNRCFTEIERTRSDRKPDAAWSYAKRFAAKEACAKALGTGMRRDVYWKDMGVVNQRSGQPTLNLTGPAADHLVRLTPPGHTAKIHLTLSDEHPYALAFVVIEALPLA
- the pyrE gene encoding orotate phosphoribosyltransferase — encoded protein: MNTEDVLNEFRAAGALREGHFVLSSGLHSPVFLQKNLVFMHADRCERLCKALAEKIVATVGTVDVAISPAVGGIIPGYETARHLKVASLYVEREGGAFKLRRGFQIEPGQKVVMVEDIVTTGLSSRECIAAIKEAGGDVVAAACIVDRSGGRADVGVPLIALATLDVPAYHADELPADLAAIPVQDPGSRRLSK